The Fusarium oxysporum Fo47 chromosome II, complete sequence genome includes a region encoding these proteins:
- a CDS encoding amino acid/polyamine transporter I translates to MSNDDLKGLEPKANKTNYVGSDSEEGRLQHAADNKRQIGVLSASMLIFNRVIGTGIFATPGSILALLGSPGLALIIWVVGSIIAAAGTAVYLEWGTGIPKNGGEKNYLEFIYRKPKFLVTGIYASYILLMGWASGNSVVFGEYILHAANTEVDRWNQRGIGLACITTAFLIHGCALKWGLRLQNALGIIKLFIVFIMIICGFVALGGHLKTDEKPNNFKNAFEGTTGSAYGVVTALYNVIWSFVGYSNANYALSETRNPVRTLKIAAPTAIISVSIIYILVNIAYFAAVSKAEIIASERLVAASLFRNVMGPAAERAMSVFVALSAFGNVLSVIFSQGRLVQELGREGILPFSRLWASNRPFNAPLAGLFEHWVICVIVILAPPPGDAYNFILNLISYPLAIVNTFVAGGLVHLYLHGAKYNWNPPIKATLPVTVFFLLSNMYLVIAPFIAPDDPSQNQYKSMPYYIHCVVGIAILVAGAFYWLIWAVILPKIGGYRLVRETHVDEIDGWESNRFHREPINK, encoded by the exons ATGAGTAACGACGAtctcaagggtcttgagcCCAAGGCTAACAAGACTAACTATGTCGGTTCAGACAGTGAAGAGG GCCGTCTTCAACACGCTGCCGATAACAAACGCCAGATCGGTGTTCTGAGCGCTTCTatgctcatcttcaaccgTGTCATTGGAACCGGTATCTTTGCTACACCCGGCTCTATCCTCGCTCTTCTCGGCAGTCCAGGTCttgctctcatcatctggGTCGTTGGTTCCATCATCGCCGCTGCTGGTACGGCCGTTTACCTCGAATGGGGAACCGGTATCCCCAAGAACGGTGGCGAGAAGAATTATCTCGAGTTCATCTACCGCAAGCCCAAGTTCCTCGTCACTGGCATCTACGCCTCGTACATTCTTCTCATGGGCTGGGCTTCTGGTAACTCTGTCGTCTTTGGAGAGTATATCCTCCATGCTGCGAATACCGAGGTTGATCGTTGGAACCAGCGTGGTATTGGTCTGGCTTGTATCACCACTGCGTTCCTCATCCACGGATGTGCTCTCAAATGGGGGCTTCGTCTTCAGAATGCTCTCGGtatcatcaagctcttcatcgtcttcatcatgatcatctGCGGTtttgttgcccttggcgGTCATCTCAAGACTGACGAGAAGCccaacaacttcaagaaCGCCTTTGAGGGTACTACCGGCAGCGCTTATGGTGTTGTCACTGCTCTTTACAATGTCATCTGGAGTTTTGTCGGCTACAGCAACGCCAACTATGCCCTCAGCGAGACTCGCAACCCCGTGCGAACCCTCAAGATCGCTGCTCCTACTGCCATCATCTCTGTCTCGATCATCTACATCCTCGTCAACATCGCCTACTTCGCCGCCGTTTCCAAGGCTGAGATCATTGCCTCTGAGCGTCTTGTCGCTGCTTCGCTCTTCCGCAATGTCATGGGCCCCGCTGCTGAGCGTGCCATGTCTGTCTTTGTCGCTCTATCGGCTTTCGGAAACGTCCTCAGTGTCATCTTCTCTCAGGGTCGTCTTGTCCAGGAACTCGGTCGCGAGGGTATTCTGCCTTTCTCCCGTCTCTGGGCTAGCAACCGACCTTTCAACGCCCCTCTCGCGGGTCTTTTTGAGCACTGGGTTATTTGCGTTATTGTCATCCtggctcctcctcctggaGATGCCTacaacttcatcctcaa CCTCATCTCTTATCCTCTTGCGATCGTCAACACCTTTGTCGCTGGTGGTCTCGTCCATCTCTACCTCCATGGCGCAAAGTACAACTGGAACCCTCCGATCAAGGCGACCCTTCCCGTCaccgtcttcttccttctcagcaacatGTACCTGGTGATCGCACCATTTATCGCTCCCGATGATCCCAGCCAGAACCAGTACAAGAGCATGCCTTACTACATCCACTGCGTTGTCGGTATCGCTATCTTGGTCGCGGGTGCCTTCTACTGGCTCATCTGGGCTGTCATTCTTCCCAAGATTGGTGGTTATAGGCTTGTTCGCGAGActcatgttgatgagattgatggCTGGGAGTCTAACCGCTTCCATCGGGAACCTATTAACAAATAA
- a CDS encoding mitochondrial dicarboxylate transporter yields the protein MSSDKKKEPFWLGGAAACMAVCFTHPLDQTKYRMQVLKSNASMLNVLYRFAARDGIPSLWNGLSASILRQGTYSTARFGFHTYFSDKLRGYTGKKLSVAQNIACAGVAGGVAGLVGNPAEVVLVRMCADGAKAPAQQFGYAHAFDALARVYSEEGMRAFWKGIAPNIARSALMNVSQIATYASAKQYLVSNGFGDDTKTHAISSLAAGTMATTLCAPADVLKSRMQSSAGKEGLAQVLSTGLREEGPRFLMRGWTPAWLRLTPHTVLTFVFMEKLRQLTSIDWLGGISAAEKETLR from the exons ATGAGTTCTGATAAGAAAAAGGAGCCTTTTTGGCTTGG TGGTGCTGCAGCTTGCATGGCTGTTTGCTTCA CCCACCCTTTGGACCAAACGAAATA TCGCATGCAAGTCCTCAAAAGCAATGCCTCCATGCTCAACGTCCTCTATCGCTTCGCCGCACGAGATG GCATCCCATCACTCTGGAACGGCTTATCAGCTTCCATCCTCCGTCAAGGAACATACTCAACCGCCCGTTTCGGCTTCCACACATACTTCTCAGATAAACTGAGAGGATACACaggcaagaagctctcagTTGCGCAGAACATCGCCTGCGCAGGTGTAGCTGGCGGTGTTGCTGGTTTAGTCGGCAATCCAGCTGAAGTTGTCCTTGTCCGTATGTGTGCAGATGGAGCAAAGGCTCCTGCGCAGCAATTCGGATATGCTCATGCTTTTGATGCGCTGGCGAGAGTGTATAGCGAAGAAGGCATGAGGGCGTTCTGGAAGGGAATTGCTCCGAATATTGCGAGGAGTGCTTTGATGA ATGTGTCTCAGATCGCTAC ATACGCCTCCGCCAAACAATACCTCGTCAGCAACGGTTTTGGAGATGATACAAAGACACATGCTATCTCATCCCTAGCCGCTGGAACAATGGCAACAACTCTATGTGCTCCCGCAGACGTTCTCAAGAGTAGAATGCAATCTAGCGCTGGAAAAGAAGGCCTAGCCCAAGTTCTGAGCACTGGCCTTAGAGAAGAAGGTCCACGATTTCTTATGAGGGGCTGGACTCCTGCTTGGTTGAGACTTAC ACCGCATACTGTCTTGACGTTTGTGTTTATGGAGAAGCTTCGACAGCTTACTTCGATAGATTGGCTCGGTGGAATTAGTGCAGCGGAGAAGGAAACACTGCGCTGA
- a CDS encoding major facilitator superfamily domain-containing protein — MSSNAVIESGSDKDVKDVTEQSKPVSRFTRWYRSPLFNVIIVGLISFTQPGIWNALNNTGAGGQQEPYLVNGANSLTFGIMVFGCSIFSILANKIGLKWVLVIGTLGYAPYSAALYTNNRYGVEWFVLLGGATCGIGASALWASEGAIALGYGDVKDRGKFTGIWLGLRELGQLIGSSIQLSLNVESGKRGRVGYTTYLVLIALQCLGLPLALLVSPPNKVIRPDGSKLPHTQTNKSIKEQCRRWGALIKRKQFFLLIPILVGFNWNSTYLGIYLVNYFSVRARALASLTSGIAATGANIFWGWFFDLKYFSRPQLARITWVFLAVTMTALFGWQFAMELEYRSANPAVTLDWDLPGFGRGFAVQVLLRFMNESHYMFVYWIIGTFFEDVETLTLAVGLVRSFESLGSCLAFGVGAAKVPSLTNLIVAFVMFCISLPSTSFAVFLVPERPANHVLDKDNESEE, encoded by the exons ATGTCGTCCAACGCTGTGATCGAATCGGGCAGCGATAAAGATGTCAAGGATGTCACTGAACAGTCTAAGCCTGTATCTCGGTTTACACGATGGTATCGCAGTCCTTTATTCAATGTCATAATCGTTGGTTTGATCTCTTTTACTCAACCAGGAATTTGGAATGCCCTCAACA ATACCGGCGCTGGTGGTCAGCAGGAACCATACCTTGTCAATGGCGCCAACTCACTCACTTTTGGCATCATGGTTTTCGGATGTTCCATTTTCAGTATCCTGGCCAATAAGATTGGGCTGAAATGGGTTCTTGTTATCGGTACCCTTGGCTATGCACCTTATTCTGCAGCGCTTTACACCAATAACAGATATGGTGTTGAGTGGTTTGTACTCCTTGGCGGTGCCACTTGCGGTATTGGTGCTTCTGCTCTTTGGGCTTCGGAGGGTGCCATTGCTTTGGGATATGGTGATGTCAAGGATCGTGGAAAGTTCA CTGGAATTTGGCTCGGTCTTCGTGAGCTTGGTCAACTCATTGGCTCTTCCATTCAGCTCTCACTCAACGTTGAGTCCGGAAAGAGAGGTCGTGTTGGATACACCACTTATCTGGTCCTCATCGCTCTCCAATGCCTCGGTCTTCCTCTCGCCCTTCTAGTCTCACCTCCCAACAAGGTCATCCGACCTGATGGCTCCAAGCTGCCTCACACCCAAACCAACAAGAGTATCAAGGAACAATGCAGACGATGGGGCGCTCTCATCAAGCGCAAgcaattcttcctcttgatTCCTATTCTCGTCGGTTTCAACTGGAACAGTACGTACCTCGGCATTTATCTTGTCAACTACTTTTCCGTCCGAGCTCGTGCTTTGGCGTCGTTGACTTCAGGTATTGCTGCTACTGGTGCCAATATCTTCTGGGGTTGGTTCTTCGACCTCAAGTACTTTAGCCGACCTCAGCTTGCCAGAATCACATGGGTGTTCTTGGCTGTTACCATGACTGCTCTGTTTGGTTGGCAGTTTGCTATGGAGCTGGAGTATCGTAGCGCCAACCCTGCTGTTACTCTCGATTGGGACCTCCCTGGCTTCGGTCGTGGATTCGCTGTCCAAGTTCTTCTTCG ATTCATGAACGAATCGCACTACATGTTTGTGTACTGGATCATCGGAACTTTCTTTGAGGACGTTGAGACCCTGACTCTCGCTGTTGGCTTGGTCCGATCTTTCGAATCTCTTGGATCATGCTTGGCAtttggtgttggtgctgCCAAGGTTCCATCTCTCACAAACCTCATCGTTGCCTTTGTCATGTTCTGCATATCTCTCCCTTCAACATCTTTCGCCGTTTTCCTTGTGCCTGAGCGCCCGGCAAATCATGTACTTGACAAGGATAACGAGTCTGAGGAATAA